A stretch of Podospora bellae-mahoneyi strain CBS 112042 chromosome 5, whole genome shotgun sequence DNA encodes these proteins:
- a CDS encoding hypothetical protein (EggNog:ENOG503P7MG; COG:O), with amino-acid sequence MVFTFPADLYSTDPNFTTLFRLLDDFDTYSREVQDESASTPAPASRGGRHRRGPRPRFDIRETPKSYEIYGEVPGMSRSDIHIELTQENVLLIRGHVERPYDTTPSNKTKAKPVTVTGEKCDDCDCGPGKPCEECDKAKCECTQGKHCNVCGMDTCPKHEGEGAAKAEGKKDGSETIRYLLKERFVGDFSREFAFPGPLQEFDIGASLEDGILKVVVPKQEVAKGGRKIEIQ; translated from the exons ATGGTCTTCACCTTCCCCGCAGACCTCTACTCCACCgaccccaacttcaccaccctcttccgcCTTCTCGATGATTTCGATACCTACTCCCGCGAAGTCCAAGATGAATCAGcctccaccccagccccTGCTTCACGCGGAGGCCGTCACCGCCGCGGCCCCCGCCCCCGCTTCG ACATCCGTGAGACCCCCAAATCCTACGAAATCTACGGCGAAGTCCCCGGCATGTCCCGCTCCGACATCCACATTGAACTAACCCAGGAAaacgtcctcctcatccgggGCCACGTCGAGCGCCCCTAtgacaccaccccctccaacaaaaccaaGGCCAAACCCGTCACCGTCACTGGCGAGAAGTGCGACGATTGTGACTGCGGGCCTGGTAAGCCGTGTGAGGAGTGTGACAAGGCCAAGTGTGAGTGTACACAGGGGAAGCATTGCAATGTCTGTGGGATGGATACCTGTCCCAAGcatgaaggggagggggcggccaaggcagaggggaagaaggatgggagTGAGACGATTCGGTATctgttgaaggagaggttcGTTGGGGATTTCAGCAGGGAGTTTGCCTTTCCGGGACCGCTGCAGGAGTTTGATATAGGGGCTAGCTTGGAGGATGGGATTTTGAAGGTTGTGGTGCCGAAGCAGGAGGTTGCCAAGGGCGGGAGGAAGATTGAGATTCAGTAG
- a CDS encoding hypothetical protein (EggNog:ENOG503PHS7), translated as MAPPIAPAAQNQIRQVNVRQVATVTVWGPIPTDLPDPTVQVLQETRTIYIAPTTTNTEAVVVAGGGGGLNGGEIAGIVIGTLVAVILIIWLIKHLSQRNRQPSYYHEEKVRSGSRHGHHHHHHHHGRGRSRSSRSRSRSIEVREHQVQVQVQVLAVEVDIETAKDI; from the exons atggCGCCACCAATCGCACCCGCGGCACAAAACCAAATCCGCCAAGTCAACGTCCGCCAGGTCGCGACAGTCACCGTCTGGGGTCCCATCCCGACTGACCTCCCTGACCCCACGGTTCAGGTCCTGCAAGAGACTCGGACAATCTACAtcgctcccaccaccaccaacaccgaggcagtggttgttgctggtgggggcGGTGGTTTGAACGGAGGCGAGATCGCCGGCATCGTCATCGGAACTCTCGTCGCGGTTATTCTCATTATTTGGCTCATCAAGCATCTGTCCCAGAGGAACAGGCAGCCGAGCTATTACCATGAGGAGAAAGTGAGGAGCGGGAGTAGGCacggtcatcatcatcaccaccaccatcatggaCGTGGCAGGTCGAGGAGCAGCCGGAGCAGGAGCCGGAGTATTGAGGTTAGGGAA CACCAGGTCCAGGTCCAGGTCCAGGTATTAGCAGTGGAAGTGGACATTGAg ACAGCAAAGGACATATGA
- a CDS encoding hypothetical protein (EggNog:ENOG503NZUE; COG:G; CAZy:GH94), which produces MTVHRPAKAAKSRAFVPRQQAMRKEATILRPTHNGDRYELTSPTVMPKAAGFLWNQKMMVQITCRGYATAQFMQPEPAKYAHAPNLEAKTFMQPEPNYYAHHPGRFVYIKDEESGHLFSAPHEPVRTVPDRFVFSTGKSDVAWAVESNGIRVEMVMGLPTHDVAELWTIKVTNVSGRPRRISVTPYFPIGYKSWMNQSAEWNEELVGIVASSVTPYQKAAEYFKNKYLKDKTYFICETTPDSWEANQQNFEGEGGLHNPSGLQEPQLSCGDARYETPTAAVQYRLALKAGDEREYRFMFGPAYDEAEIRTMRTRYLSKQAFIRTADEYASYMARGQGCLRIETPDKDLDNFVNNWLPRQVYYHGDVNRLTTDPQTRNYLQDNMGMNFIKPEVTRKAFITAVSQQEESGAMPDGILLAEGAELKYINQIPHTDHCVWLPVTLEVYLAETGDYGLLQEKVRSSNGDELTVFERFSRAMDWLLRLRDERGLSYIAQGDWCDPMNMVGYKGRGVSGWLTLATAFAANLWANVCEHEGRTDLAQRYRAGAAACNEAANKHLWDGDWFARGITDDNVTFGIKKDPEGRIWLNPQTFAILSGAAGKEQISRILPQIDEHLNTPYGIQMFAPPFTKMREDIGRVTQKAIGSAENAAVYNHAGVFFVHSLYSLGGEQDRAYTLLRQLIPGPSDADYRQRGQLPIYIPNYYRGAWKEFPRTAGRSSQLFNTGTVSWVYRCFIEGLCGLRGDDKGLTVKPQLPSAWNSIKVTRQFRGATFHLDIRRADVDQVTVRQGGQTLPEARITNIRAGQTYQLAVLVPQ; this is translated from the exons ATGACGGTTCACCGTCcagccaaggctgccaaaTCCCGTGCTTTCGTGCCCAGACAACAAGCG ATGAGAAAAGAAGCGACGATATTGCGTCCCACGCACAATGGCGACCGCTACGAGCTCACCAGTCCTACTGTCATGCCCAAGGCAGCTGGCTTCCTGTGGAACCAGAAGATGATGGTCCAGATCACCTGCCGTGGATATGCCACCGCTCAGTTCATGCAGCCAGAGCCGGCCAAGTACGCCCATGCTCCGAATCTCGAGGCCAAAACCTTCATGCAGCCGGAGCCAAACTACTACGCCCATCACCCAGGTCGTTTTGTGTACATCAAGGACGAAGAGTCAGGGCACCTCTTCTCTGCCCCCCATGAGCCCGTTCGTACCGTTCCGGACCGATTCGTTTTCTCTACTGGCAAGAGCGACGTGGCCTGGGCAGTCGAGTCCAACGGCATCCGTGtcgagatggtgatgggtcTGCCGACTCACGATGTGGCCGAGCTGTGGACCATCAAGGTGACCAATGTGTCTGGACGTCCGCGCAGGATCAGTGTTACTCCGTATTTTCCCATTGGCTACAAGTCCTGGATGAACCAGTCGGCCGAGTGGAACGAGGAGCTGGTCGGCATCGTCGCCAGCAGCGTGACTCCGTACCAAAAGGCGGCCGAGTACTTCAAGAACAAGTATCTCAAGGACAAGACATATTTCATCTGTGAGACGACGCCAGACTCATGGGAGGCCAACCAACAAAACTtcgagggtgaaggtgggCTCCACAACCCGTCAGGGCTGCAAGAGCCGCAGCTGAGCTGTGGTGACGCGCGCTACGAGACCCCGACAGCCGCCGTGCAGTACCGCTTGGCGCTTAAGGCGGGAGACGAGCGCGAGTACCGCTTCATGTTTGGCCCCGCCTATGACGAAGCCGAGATCCGGACCATGCGCACTCGCTATCTGAGCAAGCAAGCCTTTATTCGCACCGCTGACGAGTATGCCTCTTACATGGCTCGCGGCCAGGGCTGCCTCCGCATCGAGACTCCGGACAAGGATCTGGACAACTTTGTCAACAACTGGCTCCCTCGCCAGGTCTACTACCATGGCGACGTCAAccgcctcaccaccgacccGCAGACGCGCAACTACCTCCAGGACAACATGGGCATGAACTTCATCAAGCCAGAGGTCACCAGGAAGGCTTTCATCACTGCCGTCTCACAGCAGGAAGAGAGCGGCGCCATGCCCGATGGCATTCTTCTGGCCGAGGGTGCTGAACTAAAGTACATCAACCAGATCCCCCACACCGATCACTGTGTCTGGCTGCCCGTGACTCTCGAGGTGTACTTGGCCGAGACTGGCGATTATGGTTTGCTCCAGGAGAAAGTCCGCAGCTCCAACGGCGACGAGCTCACCGTCTTTGAGAGGTTCAGCCGTGCCATGGATTGGCTCCTGAGGTTACGTGACGAACGCGGTCTCAGCTACATTGCCCAAGGCGACTGGTGCGATCCCATGAATATGGTCGGCTACAAGGGCAGGGGTGTTTCCGGCTGGCTCACCTTGGCGACGGCCTTTGCCGCGAACCTCTGGGCCAACGTTTGCGAGCACGAAGGCAGGACCGACCTTGCCCAGCGCTACCGAGCGGGTGCCGCGGCGTGCAACGAGGCGGCCAACAAGCATCTCTGGGACGGCGACTGGTTTGCTCGTGGTATCACTGACGACAACGTCACCTTTGGTATCAAGAAGGACCCCGAGGGTCGCATCTGGCTCAACCCCCAGACCTTTGCCATCCTCAGTGGCGCAGCCGGCAAGGAGCAAATATCCAGGATTCTGCCTCAGATCGACGAGCATCTCAACACCCCATACGGCATTCAAATGTTTGCCCCGCCTTTCACCAAGATGCGCGAGGATATCGGCCGTGTGACCCAAAAGGCCATTGGCTCGGCCGAGAACGCCGCCGTGTACAACCACGCCGGTGTCTTTTTCGTCCACAGCTTGTACAGCCTCGGAGGCGAACAGGACAGGGCCTACACTTTGCTGCGGCAGCTCATTCCGGGGCCGAGCGATGCCGACTATCGCCAGCGTGGCCAACTCCCGATTTACATCCCCAACTACTACCGTGGCGCTTGGAAGGAGTTCCCGCGGACAGCTGGCCGCTCCAGCCAGCTGTTCAACACGGGCACGGTATCCTGGGTCTACCGCTGCTTCATCGAAGGCCTGTGCGGTCTTCGCGGCGACGACAAGGGCTTGACCGTCAAGCCTCAGCTCCCAAGTGCCTGGAACTCGATCAAGGTGACCCGCCAATTCCGCGGTGCCaccttccacctcgacaTTCGCCGTGCCGATGTCGACCAGGTCACCGTTAGGCAGGGAGGCCAAACCCTCCCAGAGGCtcgcatcaccaacatcaggGCTGGCCAGACCTACCAGCTCGCGGTCTTGGTTCCGCAGTAA
- a CDS encoding hypothetical protein (EggNog:ENOG503NZXQ; COG:S) yields the protein MPEATAIMSTMRGLTEAEANHIIAIEQGCSAISLLGCLFVLVTFSVSDAFRQRAVNRMVFYATFGNMLTNVATLMTRTYVGDENSFGCQLQGFLIQVFMQGDAYWALAMAINVWLTFYHKYDQRMLRRMEIAYFVCCYGVPFIPGFTFIFASNQNGRPYGNAVLWCWLRPEWEIYRIALFYGPVWLSIVVTMFIYLRAGREIYQKRRKMLNFSSSNGTGTVVGNEPFSPVANEFSTAFNFKTTEVTQTTEIIQPPAPIAAAHSRTKSPGAPAGAQVKDPNFSYSVNISADPSANARVSLDDDDLEAAESPTTLTSTMSSTQKAKHARVMSSGGFQSTQISTGNSPNLHARRRNMENNNATWSYAKCSILFFSVLLITWIPSSGNRVYSMVHRGEVSKPLFFASAFVLPLQGFWNAIIYMVTSWAACKSLWAAIMLSLPGCCSGRSRRMSVVEITDGKPHHHTLRRDQGYSGRQSTVGKWVGSKSLQEESTSMEDLTREGRSHAERTSPV from the exons ATGCCAGAAGCAACAGCCATCATGAGTACCATGCGTGGCctcaccgaggccgaggcgaACCACATCATTGCCATCGAGCAAGGTTGCTCGGCCATCTCACTGTTGGGGTGTCTTTTCGTCCTCGTCACCTTCTCCGTCTCTGATGCCTTCCGCCAACGCGCCGTCAACCGCATGGTCTTCTACGCCACCTTTGGCAACATGTTGACGAATGTCGCCACCCTCATGACGAGAACATATGTTGGCGACGAGAACTCATTTGGATGTCAGCTCCAAGGCTTCTTGATTCAAGT ATTTATGCAAGGCGATGCGTACTGGGCTTTGGCCATGGCCATTAATGTGTGGCTCACATTCTACCACAAGTATGACCAAAGAATGTTGAGAAGGATGGAGATCGCCTACTTTGTCTGTTGCTACGGTGTGCCATTCATTCCGGGATTTACATTCATCTTTGCCTCAAACCAAAACGGCAGGCCATACGGCAATGCCGTCTTATGGTGCTGGCTGAGGCCCGAATGGGAGATCTACAGAATTGCGCTGTTTTACGGGCCTGTGTG GCTTTCCATCGTCGTCACAATGTTTATTTACTTGCGGGCTGGGCGCGAAATCTACCAGAAGCGACGAAAGATGCTCAacttcagctcctccaatGGCACTGGCACAGTGGTAGGAAACGAGCCGTTCTCACCTGTTGCAAACGAgttctccaccgccttcaaCTTCAAGACCACGGAGGTCACCCAAACCACCGAGATTATTCAGCCACCTGCCCCCATCGCAGCCGCTCACTCAAGAACAAAGTCACCAGGTGCCCCTGCCGGGGCTCAGGTCAAAGACCCCAACTTCTCTTACTCTGTCAACATTTCCGCCGATCCCTCTGCCAACGCACGTGTCTccctcgacgacgatgaccTCGAAGCCGCCGAAAGCCCAACCACATTGACGTCAACGATGAGCAGCACCCAAAAGGCCAAGCATGCCCGTGTGATGAGCAGCGGTGGCTTCCAGTCCACACAGATATCCACCGGCAACTCCCCCAACCTTCACGCCCGCCGGCGCAACATGGAGAATAACAACGCGACCTGGTCATACGCCAAGTGCTCcattctcttcttcagcgtcctcctcatcacatGGATCCCTTCCTCTGGAAATCGTGTCTACAGCATGGTCCACCGCGGCGAGGTTTCCAAGCCGCTCTTCTTTGCCTCGGCTTTTGTGCTACCACTTCAGGGATTTTGGAACGCCATCATTTACATGGTCACATCGTGGGCGGCGTGCAAGTCCCTCTGGGCTGCCATTATGCTCAGCCTCCCCGGCTGCTGCTCTGGGAGGAGCAGACGGATGAGCGTGGTCGAGATCACCGACGGCAAGCCGCATCATCATACGCTTCGACGGGATCAGGGGTATTCCGGGCGGCAGTCGACAGTTGGGAAGTGGGTTGGGAGCAAGAGCCTGCAGGAGGAGAGCACGAGCATGGAGGATttgacgagggaggggaggtcaCATGCAGAGCGGACGTCGCCTGtgtaa
- a CDS encoding hypothetical protein (EggNog:ENOG503P1UE; COG:S) produces the protein MFPNHHLDSNLWPPTRATNRVTRLPCIKSCVEKNSASSIYFVGEFDDEIRCVLEIRPPDIKTAYEALSYHWGDDSNLKTTHILHLRHWQGLAFEGAVHGYNTPLYHLAYDTRALIWRFDLSDRERLPGHFGSTLCVSIKRTRRKSEYRFNAIYANAWQVVVWFGGYHGITAENSACSEADYCLQRHQIEKAFYVCTGLGSWRFVYSWLFNLDMVFAEQAVADLIDIDKRGWWERLWVIQEMALAIGRVLLQCGKGVGHYNLYCAMRLKMIERFDNMIDLQRTSAVAMQAFVEITESFRYPEDLLPTGSLIRLWLVQLISRAAGQERRQQFRKQKLALRLQYILLSTSGHFKCRDVQDRLLGHDNTRFQLVALRRGLTRLHILLFIWDQSYTWIAQYWPIFRPQFVIKDQKEVHEAIARSSRDSHDKAQFLHGPGTVSGNSNRQIIVPTACLTRFSKRPPGHRFGPDLSIRMPMYLPSVRTTYLLKSSTSAQIQELFTLQGRTRGTINVVHITNTSQPDHTQPLQRVFEIWLYLPMEFKITILVISTAVFRNVSATRRTATIALMKRWFAAGSPEGTIEHQIRTVRLTDWDRNYPAYLVWRLFFKAVWRKLRHGHWRRTRVRMVWFAFVLALSFPGIHYAINHLESLRVMFRRAMFSMKNRGQDTTLVYSFDARAGEMGVLKAGEAVPDDQLWRLAGLVAMGPKGGLERTACTEAQWEQHKRDGALQEYLII, from the exons ATGTTCccgaaccaccacctcgatTCGAACCTTTGGCCGCCGACTCGGGCGACAAACCGTGTCACCCGATTGCCATGTATCAAAAGCTGCGTGGAGAAGAATTCCGCGTCGTCCATCTACTTTGTCGGAGAATTTGACGACGAAATCAGATGCGTCTTGGAAATACGACCACCCGACATCAAGACTGCATACGAAGCTCTGTCATACCATTGGGGCGATGATAGCAACTTGAAGACCACTCACATCTTGCATCTTCGCC ATTGGCAAGGGCTCGCTTTTGAAGGGGCTGTCCATGGTTATAACACGCCTCTATATCATCTCGCCTA TGATACCCGAGCCTTGATCTGGCGCTTCGATCTCTCCGATCGGGAACGGCTTCCCGGACACTTTGGATCGACGCTTTGTGTATCAATCAAAAGGACGAGGCGGAAAAGCGAATATAGATTCAAC GCAATCTACGCCAATGCCTGGCAGGTCGTTgtgtggtttggggggtatCATGGTATCACTGCTGAGAACAGCGCTTGCAGCGAAGCGGATTACTGTTTGCAACGCCACCAGATTGAGAAAGCCTTTTACGTATGTACTGGACTAGGCAGCTGGCGCTTTGTCTACTCCTGGCTATTTAACTTGGACATGGTATTCGCCGAACAAGCTGTTGCCGATCTGATCGACATCGACaaaagagggtggtgggaaagaCTCTGGGTTATACAGGAGATGGCATTGGCCATAGGGAGGGTCCTGCTACAATGCGGCAAAGGCGTTGGTCATTATAACCTTTACTGCGCCATGAGGCTGAAGATGATTGAACGGTTCGATAACATGATTGACCTTCAACGCACTTCCGCGGTAGCCATGCAGGCATTTGTTGAAATCACAGAGTCATTTCGTTATCCGGAAGATCTGTTGCCTACAGGCTCTCTAATCAGACTATGGCTTGTTCAACTCATCTCTCGTGCCGCTGGCCAAGAGCGCAGGCAACAGTTCAGAAAGCAGAAGCTTGCACTCAGACTACAGTATATTCTCCTGAGTACCAGTGGCCACTTTAAGTGCCGGGATGTGCAAGACCGACT ATTGGGCCACGATAACACTCGGTTTCAGCTGGTGGCACTACGGCGTGGATTAACAAGGCTTCATATTCTTCTTTTTATCTGGGACCAGTCATATACCTGGATCGCCCAGTACTGGCCCATCTTTCGGCCACAGTTTGTTATCAAGGACCAAAAGGAAGTTCACGAGGCAATTGCTCGCTCGTCCAGAGACAGTCACGATAAAGCTCAGTTTCTTCATGGACCTGGCACAGTATCTGGGAACTCGAACCGGCAGATT ATTGTGCCAACTGCATGCCTGACCAGGTTTTCCAAGCGCCCTCCTGGCCACCGGTTTGGACCAGACCTATCGATCAGGATGCCTATGTATTTGCCATCAGTCAGGACTACGTACCTCCTGAAAAGTTCCACTTCAGCACAGATTCAAGAACTTTTTACTCTACAAGGACGGACAAGAGGAACCATCAACGTTGtgcacatcaccaacacctcacAGCCTGATCACACCCAGCCGCTGCAGCGAGTATTTGAGATATGGCTGTATCTTCCCATGGAATTCAAAATAACAAT ACTTGTCATTTCTACTGCTGTTTTCAGAAACGTGTCAGCCACGAGGCGGACCGCTACCATCGCACTCATGAAGCGATGGTTTGCGGCTGGCAGCCCTGAAGGCACAATCGAACATCAGATCAGGACTGTGAGACTGACTGATTGGGACCGGAATTACCCGGCGTATCTTGTATGGCGTCTTTTCTTCAAGGCCGTCTGGCGGAAACTCCGGCATGGGCACTGGCGACGGACAAGGGTGCGTATGGTGTGGTTCGCCTTCGTCTTAGCATTGAGCTTCCCAGGTATACACTACGCGATTAATCACCTGGAATCGCTGCGGGTCATGTTTCGGAGAGCGATGTTCTCGATGAAGAACCGCGGCCAAGATACCACACTGGTTTATAGCTTCGACGCTAGAGCTGGTGAGATGGGCGTTCTGAAAGCGGGCGAGGCCGTTCCAGATGATCAACTC TGGCGGTTGGCTGGCCTTGTTGCTATGGGTCCCAAGGGTGGCCTCGAGCGAACAGCTTGCACCGAAGCCCAGTGGGAACAGCACAAGAGGGATGGCGCATTGCAGgaatatttaattatatag